CTCGCTGAAGTAGCGGTTCTCTTCCGAGTGGGTGGAGTGGTAGTTATCGAAACCCACGCCGAATTTGGCGAAGTCCGCCTGGTGGGCGTTCGACACTCGCTCGATCAGCGCCTCGGGGGTGATGCCTTCCTGCTCGGCGCGCAGCATGATCGCGGTGCCGTGGGCGTCATCGGCGCACACGTAGAAGCAGCGCTGGCCCCGGCTCTTTTGAAAGCGCACCCAGATGTCGGTTTGAATGTACTCGAGCAGGTGGCCAAGGTGAATGTCACCGTTGGCGTAGGGGAGAGCGCTGGTCACCAGAATGTTGCGCGGGGCAGTGTTTGACATGGTTCGTGGACGTTCCAATTAGCCTGTAACAAATAAAGACGGCGAAGAGGGCACTTTGCCGATACTTCGCCGATAACGGGGCACTCAAAAAGCCGCAGGTCGCGGCACGTTGGGCCGCGCTGGTCAGCAGGGGTTCAGTAGAGCGCCTGCTCCTCTTGCACCACTTCCTTTAAGAGCTCTAGAAAAAGCTTGTCCGCCTCAGAGTGCTCGGCGGGGTCTTCGGGAATATGGACGCTGGTGGTGCCCGATATCTCGTTGGCGATACGCGCCATGACCGCCGGGCTCGAGCCTTCGGCGAACTCCTGGCGCGCAACGTTCAGCGACTGCGTGAGAATTTCCGGGTCCTGTAAAAGCTTACGTATGAAGCCGCGCAGCTCGTTGATCACGCGGGTTTTCTGAATTTCGGATGCGGACATGATGCGCTCCTTATCGCCTTGTCATCACAAGGCCTTGACCATTTCGAATATGCCTTGACCATAGCACTTTTTGCCACGCGCGGCATGAGGCACGCGCTGCGGCTAGACGCGCAGCCGCCCGGCCTTGTGTTTGACCGGGTTGGCGTACTGGGCCAGCCAATAGGGTTTTAGCTCATCGGAAACCGAGGCCAGCCGCTCGTTGAACCGTGCGCGATCATCGCGGCTGATGGCGCTGCGGGCGATCAGCTCCGGCGCCTCTCCCAGCGCCTCGAGGGCCAAATAGTGGCTCGGGAACAGCCGGTAGCCGCCGATCACCTGGCGGTCGATCTCGGCGGCGACTTCGTCCGGGGTCGCCATGTCCGCGCCGATCGGCTGACCAAAGCGCAGCTGCACGCGCCCCTTGGTGCCGGTGATGCCGGCAACGATCGAGCGGATGTCCTCGAACTCGGTCTTTGAATAGCTGCCCTTGTTAGCGATGTCGAAAAGCTCCTGGGCTTTTTGCACGTCGCAAGGGTCGTACTCATAGCTGATCGACACCGGTACCAGCTTGAGCTCGGCGATCGCATCGCCGAAAACGAACTCGCCGGCGTCGCCACGGCGCGCCATGGTCAACATTTTGACGATCGCCGGATCGGTGCGATCGATACCGTTCTTGGCACGCCCTTCGCGCTGGGCCATCCAGATCGAGTGGTTGTCCGTGGTGATCGAGTGGCGAATGTAGCCCGATAGCTGTTGGTAGGCCGCCAGCATCGCGCGTTTGCCGCGGGCGCTTCGGGGCACGATGAAGCTCTTGTTGAGCCGCATGAGATCGGTGACGTAGGGCTTTTTCAACAGATTGTCACCGATAGCGATACGCACCGTGTCGCGTCCGGCCTGGTAGAGCGCGTAGTTGACGAAGGCCGGGTCGAGCGAGATGTCGCGGTGGTTGCCGATGAACAGATAGGCGCTGTCGTCGTCGAGCTTCTCGAGCCCCGTGACTTCGAAGGCATCGGTGGTGGTGCGTATCATGCGTTCCATGTAGCTTGCGATACGCATTTGGAAATCATACACCGAGGCAACGTTATCGACCTCGCGGCGCACGGCGCGCCCGGCGAGCAGGCGTGCCACCCCGGGGGCCCACTTGGCCAATCGGGGCAGCTTGAACCGGGTCAACGCGTCCAGAAGCTCGCTGTCGCGCGCGAGCCGCGACAGCACGTCGTGCACCTCGTGATCCATGTAAGGGCGAATGTCGGCCCAGGGATCATCGGTCGAGGCGTTGGGGGCGTGGAGTTGGTCAGTCATGCGATCCGTTTATTAGAGTGAGCCAAATCGAGAAGCGTTGGACAGCGGCGAGCGCCGTTCAACTCGCATCAAGCGCTTTGCGGGGCGTCCGGCTCTTTTTTCGCCTCGCCGCCAAGCCACTCGAGCAGCCTGGGAATGTCCTGAGAAAGCGACTGCGCCATCAGGATGAAATCGGTTTCGAGTCGCGCCAGGGCGTCGTCGCCATCATCGGCGTGATCGGCCTCTTCGATCAGCGCGTCGCCAAAGCGCAGCGACTTCAGCGCCAGATCGTCGTGAAGCACTAAATTCAGCCGGCCTTCGAGCCCGAGAGCGAGCTTGCTCGCCTGGCGGCCGCTCTCCAACAGCTGCTGGATCTCGTCGCTGTCGAGGTCGACCTGGCGGGCGCGCAGTACGCCGTCGTCGCCCTTGGCCTTGAGCTCGACCTGATCACCGAGCTGCATGTCCGCCGGGCGGCTGGCGGCGTCGCCAAGCCAGGCCGTCATCGCGCGAATCGGCAGCGTTTCGGAGCTTACGGGAGTGACCTTGAGGCTACCCAGACTCTCGCGCAGTAGATCGAGAATCTCTTCGCAGCGGGTGCGCGAGCTGGCGTTGATGCCGATCAGATTGGTTTTCGTGTCCCACCATAGATCTACCTTTTGGCTGCGCACGAACGCGCGCGGCATCAGCTCTTCGGTGATCTGCTCCTTGAGTGCGGTCTTCTCCTTGCGGGAAACCTTGCGCGCCTCCTGGGCTTCGATATCGGCGACCTTGTCATCGAGCTCCTCCTTGACGACCGAGGCAGGCAGAAGACGCTCCTGGCGCAATACCGACAACAGGCGGTGACCTTGAATTTCGTGCAGAAGCTGACCGCTTCCCAAACGACCTGCCGGCGCTGTCCACCCGAGCCGGCGAGCATCCGAGCCGCCCAGCGGCCTCGATGCTAAAGGCTCCAGAGCGCGCTCGAGTGCCGCGGCGTCCGGTGCTACCTCGCCGTGCAGACGATACAAGTGCAGGTGTTTAAACCACATATCACCAATCCTATCCAAAAGGGGGCACATTATGGCGAAACGCCGACGCGACTGCCAGCCTCACGCATGCACCGGGTTTTATTGCCTACGTTTCAAACTTGTGTTTGATTGCGTAAGCGGTCGTTAGACGGATAATTATTCTTCTTCGGGGCGCCTGCCAAAAGCGAAATGCGCGTTTTTTACATCGAATAAGGAGTCAGTATGTCATCTTTGATCAATCGAGTCGGCCTTCGCGTTCGGGGTTATCACCTGGATGGCTATGGGCACGTCAACAATGCGCGCTATCTCGAGTTCATGGAGGAGGGGCGCTGGTCCTACTTCGATCAGCACGCGCGGCTCGTACGCGAAATGCACGATTCCGGGCGCGCTTTCGTCGTGGTCAATTTGAACATCGATTACAAACGCGCCGCGGTGCAAAACGATGACCTCACCGTAATGACCGGCTTGATCGAGGTCGGCGAGCGCAGCGCGCTTTGCCATCACCGCATTTTGCGTGCCGACGGCAAGGTGGTGGCTCAAGCGGACCTGACGTTCGTGCTGATGGACATGAATGCCGGCCGAGCCAGCACGATCGACGGCGAAATTCTCGAGACGATGAAGCGCATTCGAGTGGCCAAAACCGAGTTCGCCCTTTAAGTCGCCCACTCGCTTTCATTTTTTTGCGATTTTAGGGGCTAGACTCTTACTATCCCGCCGCCCCAGAGCGCGGGTTACCAGGCCAAGCGCAGCGGGCGATGGCTGCGCCTTGACAACACTCTCGACGGAAAAGGGCATTCGCTATGAGCGATGACAAGGAAGCGATCTACAAGGAGTTTCGAGAGGCCGTCAACATGGCGCCCAAGGAGCTCGAGGAGTGGCTTGAGACCGACGAGTCCAAATCCGTGGGTGATAGTGACGGCGGTGAGTCGACCGGGCACAAGTCGGGGCGGCGTATCGTCGAGATCAAGCGCAAAAACAAGGACGAGCTGACCGATAGCGACTATAGCCATATGAAGAAGGTGAACCAGTACGTGGCGCGTCATCTCAAGCAACCACCAAAGAAAGAGGACAAGAAGACCTCGCGCTGGCGCTACTCGTTAATGAACTGGGGACACGATCCGCTGAAATAATCGGCGAACGCCTCTCGGGTTTTACCCGCGGCCGAGCACTGCCTTTGGCCGCTTTTAACACGCTCGATTCAGACTCGGCGCGTCTGAGTGTCCCGCCACGCGCTTTTTTCACGACCCCTTGGGGGCCTACTGTTCTTTCAGGTCAACGCTTTGGCGTGCTCTCTGACTGCCCATGATGCTCACACAGTGGTATGATACATGCGACTATGTTCGCCTCTGATAGGCCGTTCAAGCGGCCTTCAAGCGCTTTCAACTCTCGCAGTGCCAATGCAGTGCAAAGGATCTGACTTTCATGGGTGACATCGCCAGAGAAATATTGCCCGTCAATATCGAAGACGAGCTAAAACAGTCGTACCTCGACTACGCGATGAGCGTCATCATCGGCCGCGCGCTACCCGACGTGCGCGACGGTTTGAAGCCGGTGCATCGCCGCGTGCTGTTCGCCATGCACGAGCTTAGCAACGACTGGAACAAACCGTACAAGAAGTCGGCGCGTGTGGTCGGCGATGTCATCGGTAAATACCACCCTCACGGCGACAGCGCGGTTTACGACACCATCGTTCGCATGGCGCAGCACTTCTCGATGCGCCATGTGCTGGTCGACGGCCAGGGTAACTTCGGCTCGATCGACGGCGACAACGCCGCTGCCATGCGTTACACCGAGGTGCGCATGGCGCGCTTGGCCCACGAATTGCTGGCGGATCTGGAAAAGGATACCGTCGACTGGGTCGATAACTACGACGGCACCGAGCGAATCCCCGAGGTACTGCCGACGCGCGTACCCAATCTACTGATCAACGGCTCCTCGGGTATCGCCGTGGGTATGGCGACCAACATCCCGCCGCATAACATGCGCGAAGTGATCGACGGCTGTCTGGCGCTGATCGACGACTACACGCTGACCATCGATGATCTGATGCAGTACATCCCGGGGCCGGATTTCCCCACTGCGGGCATCATCAACGGCCGCGCGGGGATTCTGGACGCCTACCGCACCGGACGTGGGCGCATTTACGTGCGCGCGCTGCACACCATCGAGCACGATGACAAGAGCGGCCGCGATCACATCATCATCACCGAGCTGCCCTATCAGGTGAACAAGGCGCGGCTGATCGAGAAGATCGCCGAGCTGGTGAAAGAGAAGCGCATCGAAGGCATCGCCGAGCTTCGCGACGAGTCCGACAAGGAAGGGCTTCGCGTGGTCATCGAGATCAAGCGCGGCGAATCCGGCGAGGTGGTGGTCAACAACCTCTTCGCCCAGACTCAGCTTCAAAACGTCTTCGGCATCAACATGGTGGCACTGGAGAACGGCCAGCCGCGCACGCTGAATCTGAAGGAGATGCTCGAGGCGTTCATTCGCCACCGCCGCGAAGTCGTCACACGGCGCACGCTGTTCGAGCTCAAGAAGGCGCGCGAGCGTGGCCATATTCTCGAAGGCCTGACCGTTGCGATCTCCAACATCGATGAGGTGATCGAGCTCATCAAGGCCTCGCCCAACGCCGCCGAGGCGAAGGAGAAGCTGCTCGAACAGGTGTGGCAGCCAGGCCAGGTCACGGCGATGCTCGAACGCGCCGGGGCGACCTCCTGCAAGCCCGAGGATCTCGACGAAGGCTTTGGCCTCAATACGCTGGCCACGGAGTATCGGCTATCGCCGGCTCAGGCCCAGGCGATTCTGGAGCTGCGCCTGCACCGTTTGACCGGGCTTGAAACCGAAAAACTTCTCGACGAGTACCTGGCGATTCTTCAGCGCATTGCCGAGCTGACCGAGATTCTGGCCTCGCCGGATCGTTTGATGGAAGTCATCCGTGAAGAGCTTCACGCGGTGCGCGACCAGTTCGGCGACGACCGCCGTACCGAGATCCAGGCAAGCCACCTCGACCTCTCCATGGAGGACTTGATCGCCGAAGAGGACATGGTCGTCACCGTGTCGCGCTCCGGCTATGCCAAGACCCAGCCGCTGTCCGACTACCAGGCCCAGCGCCGTGGTGGTCGCGGCAAGTCCGCGACCTCGATGAAGGACGAGGACGTCATCGAGCATCTGCTGGTCGCCTCGACCCACGACACCGTGCTCTTGTTTTCCAACCGCGGCAAGGTGTACTGGCTCAAGGTGTACGAAATGCCCAACGCCAGCCGTGGCTCACGCGGCAAGCCGCTGGTCAACATGCTGCCGCTCGACGAAGGCGAGGCGATCAACGCGATTTTGCCGGTGCGCGACTACGACCCGGAGCACTACATCTTCTTCGCCACCGCCAAGGGCACCGTCAAGCGCACGAGCCTCGAGCAGTTCTCGCGACCACGCTCGGTGGGCCTGATCGCCATCGATCTCGAAGAGGACGACCGCCTGGTGGGCGCGGCGATCACGTCGGGCACCGATCACGCCATGCTACTCTCGTCCAACGGCAAGGCGATCCGCTTCGAAGAGGGTAACGTGCGCGCCATGGGCCGCACCGCCCGCGGCGTTCGCGGCATGCGCCTGCTCGACGACGCGGAAGTGATCAGCCTGATCATTCCCAAGAGCCAGCAGATCGACCAGGAAAACGACGGCGACGATGAATCGGCGGCACCCGAAGCGGCCGCCGAGACGCCGATCGAAGAGGGGCAGATCTACATTCTGACTGCCAGCGAGAAAGGCTACGGCAAGCGTACGCGTCTTCAGGAGTTCCCGCTCAGGGGCCGCGGCGGTCAGGGCGTGATCGCAATGCAGACCAGCGAGCGCAACGGCGCGCTGGTGGCGGCCATGCAGGTGTATGACGCCGACGAAATGATGCTGATCACCGACCGCGGCACGCTGGTGCGCACGCGGGTCGAGGAGGTCTCCACCACCTCGCGCAACACCCAGGGCGTGATGCTGATTCGCTTGGGCAAGGAAGAACAGCTCGTTAAAACCGTGCGCGTCGATGAGCCTGAGGAGGTGCTGGTCGACGAAGCGGAGGCGCTCGAGGCTGACGCCAGCACCGCCGAGAACGCCGGCGACAATCAGGGTGAGCAAGAGCAAGGTAGCGCCGATGACACGTCACTATAACTTCTGCGCAGGGCCTGCGGCCCTGCCTACCGCCGTTCTGGAGCGCGCTCAGCGTGAGATGCTCGATTACCAGGGGCGCGGCCTCTCGGTGATGGAAATGAGCCATCGAAGCGACGAGTTCATCGCAATCGCCAGGCAGGCGGAAGCGGATCTTCGCGAGCTGATGGCCATTCCCGATAACTACCGGGTGCTGTTCCTGCAGGGTGGGGCGAGCATGCAGTTCGCCATGCTCCCCATGAACCTGCTCGGGCGAGGCGGCAGCGCCAACTTCATTCAGACCGGTATCTGGGGCAAGAAGGCGCTCACCGAGGCCAAACGGTTAGGGTTCGATTGCCACGTAGCGGGTGAGAGCGAATCCAACGGCCATACCGAAGTGCCGCCGCTTTCAAGCCTCTCAATAAGCGACGACGCCGCTTATCTGCACTATACCGCCAATGAAACCATCGGCGGGCTCGAGTTCGACTATGTCCCAACGATTGCGCGCGCCGACGGCGTTGACGTGCCGCTCGTGTGCGACATGTCCTCCAGCATTTTGTCCGGGCCGACCAACGTGGCCGACTTCGGCATCATCTACGCCGGCGCCCAGAAGAACATCGGCCCGGCGGGGCTGACGCTGGTCATCGTGCGCGAGGATCTCGCCGGTCACGCCGTGGCGAAGACGCCGACGCTGTTCGACTATCAGGCGCTGGCCGAGGCCGAGTCGATGGTCAACACGCCGCCGACCTACGCTTGGTATCTGTCGGGGCTGGTGTTCGACTGGCTCAAGAACGACATGGGCGGTTTAAACGCCATGGATGCGCTGAACCAGCGCAAGGCCGACAAGCTCTACCGCGCCATCGATGAAAGCGGCTTTTATTCCAACCCGATCGCCAAACATAACCGTTCGCGCATGAACGTGCCGTTCGTACTGGCCGATAGCGCCCTGGACAAGGCGTTTTTGAGCGAGGCGGAGGCGGCGGGGCTTTTGAACTTGAAGGGCCACCGCAGTGTCGGCGGCATGCGCGCAAGTCTTTATAACGCCGTGCCCGAAGCCGCGGTGGACGCGCTGATCGCCTTCATGCACGATTTCGAACAACGAAAAGGCTAACCCCATGTCAGATACGCCAATCAATTTGGGTGAACTTCGCCAGCGCATCGACCAGCTCGACGAGGATATCGTGCGTCTTATCAGCGAGCGCGCCCGCTGCGCTCAGCAGGTCGCCCGCGTGAAGCTTGCCGACGATGAGAACGCGGTATTTTACCGGCCCGAGCGCGAAGCCCAGGTGCTGCGCCGGATCATGTCGCTCAACGAAGGGCCGCTGGACGACGAAGAGATGGCGCGGCTGTTTCGTGAAATCATGTCGGCGTGTCTGGCGCTGGAGAAGCCCATCAAGGTGGCGTATCTCGGACCAGAAGGCACCTTTACCCAGCAGGCGGCGCTCAAGCATTTTGGCGACAGCGCCGTGAGTCTGCCGATGGCGGCCATCGATGAAGTCTTTCGCGAGGTCGAGGCGGGCGCCGTCAACTATGGAGTCGTGCCGGTCGAGAACTCCACCGAAGGCGTGGTCAACCACACCCTGGATACCTTCATCGATTCGTCGATCAAGATCTGCGGCGAAGTCGTCCTGCGTATTCATCACCACCTGCTGGTCAGCGAGAACACTCGCCGCGACAAGGTCACGCGAATTTATTCGCATCCGCAATCCTTTGGCCAGTGCCGCAAATGGCTCGACGCCCACTTCCCCCACGCCGAACGGGTGCCGGTGGCCTCCAATGCCGAGGCGGCGAAGCTGGTCAAGACCGAGTGGCACAGCGCGGCGATCGCCGGCGACATGGCGGCCAAACTCTACGGGCTGACCCATATTGCAGAAAAGATAGAGGACCGGCCGGATAACTCTACCCGCTTTTTGATCATCGGCAGCGAAGGCGTACCGAGCTGCGGTGAAGACAAAACCTCGGTCGTGGTGGCCATGCGCAACCAGCCCGGCGCGCTTCACGATCTGCTCGAGCCGTTTCACCGTCACGGCATCGATCTTACCCGCATCGAAACACGCCCCTCGCGCACCGGCGCCTGGAACTATGTGTTCTTCATTGACTTCAAGGGCCACACCGACGAGCCCGAAGTGGCGTCGGTACTCGAAGAGGTCAGCCGCGGCGCGCTCGAGCTGCGCGTACTGGGTTCCTACCCCCAGGGTGTCATGTGACAAAGCGGCTCTCTTCGATGAGCGTTGCAGGCGTGTGTCATGAGCCGCGAATTCTCATCGTCGGGCTTGGCCTGATGGGCGGCTCGCTCGCCGCTGCGCTCAAGAGCAGGGGCTTCGAAGGCGAGATTCTGGCCTGCGACCCGGACGAAGGCGAGATCGCGCTCGGCGTCGAAATGGGGCTGATCGACAGCGGGGGCCGTGAGCTCGAAGCGCTGCTGGATGGCGTTTCGCTGGTGGTGCTGGCGGTGCCGGTGCTGGCGATGGAGCCGGTGCTGGAACGTCTCAAGGCGGGGCTCGACCGTGCGGCGGCCAGCGTCGTCGTGACCGATGTCGGCAGCACCAAGGGCGTGATTCGTGACTGCGTCGAGCGCGTGTTCGGTGAGCTTCCCACCAATGTCGTGCTGGGGCATCCGATCGCCGGCTCGGAGAAAAGCGGCGTGGCCGCTGCCAACCCGGCGCTCTACACCGACCACAAGGTGATTTTGACGCCAGAGCCCGACACCGATCCCGTGGCGCTGGGCCGAGTGTACGCGCTTTGGCAAGCCTGCGGCGCCGAGGTGCTGGAGATGAGCGTCGAGCGCCACGATCAGGTGCTGGCGCGCACCAGCCACCTGCCGCACCTGCTGGCGTTCTCGCTGGTGGATACGCTGGCACGTCAGGACCAGCGCCTCGATATCTTTCGCTACGCCGCTGGCGGTTTTCGCGATTTCACGCGGATCGCCGGCAGCGACCCGGTCATGTGGCGCGACATCTTCATTGCCAACCGCGAGGCGGTGCTGGCGTCGCTCGACGACTTCGAGGCGGGCCTGAAAACGCTTAGAACGTCCATCGAGCGCGGCGATAGCGACGCGTTGATCGCCACCTTCGATCGAGCCAGCCATGCGCGGCGCTACTTTGGAACCTTACTCAGTCAAACAAGCTATCAGGCGGAATACCATATGCACTCTCATGCGCGCGTTACCTACCGTGTCAAGCCCGGCGGCCAGGCCCAGGGGCGCCTGCGGGTGCCCGGCGACAAATCGATGTCGCACCGCTCCATCATGCTGGGGGCGCTTGCCGAAGGCGTAACCGAGGTCAAGGGCTTTCTCGAAGGCGAGGACAGTCTGGCCACGCTTCAGGCGTTTCGCGAAATGGGGGTGGCCATCGAAGGCCCGCACCAGGGGCGTGTGATCATTCACGGCGTGGGCCTGCACGGGCTCAAGGCGCCGGCGGGGCCCCTGTACGTCGGTAACTCCGGCACTGCCATGCGCCTGTTTGCCGGGCTTTTGGCCGGGCAGGATTTTGATAGCGAACTCACCGGCGACGAATCGCTGACCAAGCGCCCGATGGGGCGCGTGGCGGACCCGTTGAGAGCGATGGGGGCCACCGTCGAGACCGCCGACGGCGGGCGCCCGCCGCTCGTCATCAAGGGCGGCGCGGCCCTCAAGGGGATCCATTACGATATGCCGATGGCCAGCGCCCAGGTGAAGTCATGCCTGCTGCTCGCCGGGCTTTACGCCAAAGGCGAAACCCGCGTGCGCGAACCCGCGCCGACCCGCGATCATACCGAGCGCATGCTCAATGGCTTTGGCTACCCGGTTCACCGCGAAGGC
The window above is part of the Halomonas sp. GD1P12 genome. Proteins encoded here:
- a CDS encoding DUF3140 domain-containing protein produces the protein MSDDKEAIYKEFREAVNMAPKELEEWLETDESKSVGDSDGGESTGHKSGRRIVEIKRKNKDELTDSDYSHMKKVNQYVARHLKQPPKKEDKKTSRWRYSLMNWGHDPLK
- a CDS encoding 1-acyl-sn-glycerol-3-phosphate acyltransferase: MTDQLHAPNASTDDPWADIRPYMDHEVHDVLSRLARDSELLDALTRFKLPRLAKWAPGVARLLAGRAVRREVDNVASVYDFQMRIASYMERMIRTTTDAFEVTGLEKLDDDSAYLFIGNHRDISLDPAFVNYALYQAGRDTVRIAIGDNLLKKPYVTDLMRLNKSFIVPRSARGKRAMLAAYQQLSGYIRHSITTDNHSIWMAQREGRAKNGIDRTDPAIVKMLTMARRGDAGEFVFGDAIAELKLVPVSISYEYDPCDVQKAQELFDIANKGSYSKTEFEDIRSIVAGITGTKGRVQLRFGQPIGADMATPDEVAAEIDRQVIGGYRLFPSHYLALEALGEAPELIARSAISRDDRARFNERLASVSDELKPYWLAQYANPVKHKAGRLRV
- a CDS encoding bifunctional prephenate dehydrogenase/3-phosphoshikimate 1-carboxyvinyltransferase: MSVAGVCHEPRILIVGLGLMGGSLAAALKSRGFEGEILACDPDEGEIALGVEMGLIDSGGRELEALLDGVSLVVLAVPVLAMEPVLERLKAGLDRAAASVVVTDVGSTKGVIRDCVERVFGELPTNVVLGHPIAGSEKSGVAAANPALYTDHKVILTPEPDTDPVALGRVYALWQACGAEVLEMSVERHDQVLARTSHLPHLLAFSLVDTLARQDQRLDIFRYAAGGFRDFTRIAGSDPVMWRDIFIANREAVLASLDDFEAGLKTLRTSIERGDSDALIATFDRASHARRYFGTLLSQTSYQAEYHMHSHARVTYRVKPGGQAQGRLRVPGDKSMSHRSIMLGALAEGVTEVKGFLEGEDSLATLQAFREMGVAIEGPHQGRVIIHGVGLHGLKAPAGPLYVGNSGTAMRLFAGLLAGQDFDSELTGDESLTKRPMGRVADPLRAMGATVETADGGRPPLVIKGGAALKGIHYDMPMASAQVKSCLLLAGLYAKGETRVREPAPTRDHTERMLNGFGYPVHREGDTCWLEGGHGLTAGTIDVPSDISSATFFLVAAAITPGSDITLEHVGMNPTRIGVINILTLMGANLAFENEREVGGEPVADIRIRYAPLTGIDIPVEQVPLAIDEFPALFIAAANAQGTTRLRGAEELRVKESDRLQAMADGLAILGIEHTMLNDGIDIVGAQQDDSPAPNYTGGNVDSLGDHRIAMAFAVAALRASSEITIDDCANVATSFPGFLGLLERIGMSAEEVRQ
- a CDS encoding recombination-associated protein RdgC, with the protein product MWFKHLHLYRLHGEVAPDAAALERALEPLASRPLGGSDARRLGWTAPAGRLGSGQLLHEIQGHRLLSVLRQERLLPASVVKEELDDKVADIEAQEARKVSRKEKTALKEQITEELMPRAFVRSQKVDLWWDTKTNLIGINASSRTRCEEILDLLRESLGSLKVTPVSSETLPIRAMTAWLGDAASRPADMQLGDQVELKAKGDDGVLRARQVDLDSDEIQQLLESGRQASKLALGLEGRLNLVLHDDLALKSLRFGDALIEEADHADDGDDALARLETDFILMAQSLSQDIPRLLEWLGGEAKKEPDAPQSA
- a CDS encoding acyl-CoA thioesterase; this encodes MSSLINRVGLRVRGYHLDGYGHVNNARYLEFMEEGRWSYFDQHARLVREMHDSGRAFVVVNLNIDYKRAAVQNDDLTVMTGLIEVGERSALCHHRILRADGKVVAQADLTFVLMDMNAGRASTIDGEILETMKRIRVAKTEFAL
- the serC gene encoding 3-phosphoserine/phosphohydroxythreonine transaminase, with the protein product MTRHYNFCAGPAALPTAVLERAQREMLDYQGRGLSVMEMSHRSDEFIAIARQAEADLRELMAIPDNYRVLFLQGGASMQFAMLPMNLLGRGGSANFIQTGIWGKKALTEAKRLGFDCHVAGESESNGHTEVPPLSSLSISDDAAYLHYTANETIGGLEFDYVPTIARADGVDVPLVCDMSSSILSGPTNVADFGIIYAGAQKNIGPAGLTLVIVREDLAGHAVAKTPTLFDYQALAEAESMVNTPPTYAWYLSGLVFDWLKNDMGGLNAMDALNQRKADKLYRAIDESGFYSNPIAKHNRSRMNVPFVLADSALDKAFLSEAEAAGLLNLKGHRSVGGMRASLYNAVPEAAVDALIAFMHDFEQRKG
- the pheA gene encoding prephenate dehydratase, with translation MSDTPINLGELRQRIDQLDEDIVRLISERARCAQQVARVKLADDENAVFYRPEREAQVLRRIMSLNEGPLDDEEMARLFREIMSACLALEKPIKVAYLGPEGTFTQQAALKHFGDSAVSLPMAAIDEVFREVEAGAVNYGVVPVENSTEGVVNHTLDTFIDSSIKICGEVVLRIHHHLLVSENTRRDKVTRIYSHPQSFGQCRKWLDAHFPHAERVPVASNAEAAKLVKTEWHSAAIAGDMAAKLYGLTHIAEKIEDRPDNSTRFLIIGSEGVPSCGEDKTSVVVAMRNQPGALHDLLEPFHRHGIDLTRIETRPSRTGAWNYVFFIDFKGHTDEPEVASVLEEVSRGALELRVLGSYPQGVM
- the gyrA gene encoding DNA gyrase subunit A — protein: MGDIAREILPVNIEDELKQSYLDYAMSVIIGRALPDVRDGLKPVHRRVLFAMHELSNDWNKPYKKSARVVGDVIGKYHPHGDSAVYDTIVRMAQHFSMRHVLVDGQGNFGSIDGDNAAAMRYTEVRMARLAHELLADLEKDTVDWVDNYDGTERIPEVLPTRVPNLLINGSSGIAVGMATNIPPHNMREVIDGCLALIDDYTLTIDDLMQYIPGPDFPTAGIINGRAGILDAYRTGRGRIYVRALHTIEHDDKSGRDHIIITELPYQVNKARLIEKIAELVKEKRIEGIAELRDESDKEGLRVVIEIKRGESGEVVVNNLFAQTQLQNVFGINMVALENGQPRTLNLKEMLEAFIRHRREVVTRRTLFELKKARERGHILEGLTVAISNIDEVIELIKASPNAAEAKEKLLEQVWQPGQVTAMLERAGATSCKPEDLDEGFGLNTLATEYRLSPAQAQAILELRLHRLTGLETEKLLDEYLAILQRIAELTEILASPDRLMEVIREELHAVRDQFGDDRRTEIQASHLDLSMEDLIAEEDMVVTVSRSGYAKTQPLSDYQAQRRGGRGKSATSMKDEDVIEHLLVASTHDTVLLFSNRGKVYWLKVYEMPNASRGSRGKPLVNMLPLDEGEAINAILPVRDYDPEHYIFFATAKGTVKRTSLEQFSRPRSVGLIAIDLEEDDRLVGAAITSGTDHAMLLSSNGKAIRFEEGNVRAMGRTARGVRGMRLLDDAEVISLIIPKSQQIDQENDGDDESAAPEAAAETPIEEGQIYILTASEKGYGKRTRLQEFPLRGRGGQGVIAMQTSERNGALVAAMQVYDADEMMLITDRGTLVRTRVEEVSTTSRNTQGVMLIRLGKEEQLVKTVRVDEPEEVLVDEAEALEADASTAENAGDNQGEQEQGSADDTSL